Proteins co-encoded in one Puniceicoccaceae bacterium genomic window:
- the rpmF gene encoding 50S ribosomal protein L32, with product MGQPKRKQSKSRSRTRRGANRYVAPQLAKDPTDDTLFMPHRVNPANGMYRGRQVIDTDA from the coding sequence ATGGGTCAGCCAAAACGCAAACAATCCAAGTCCAGAAGCCGCACACGCCGTGGTGCCAACCGCTACGTTGCCCCCCAGCTTGCGAAGGATCCAACGGACGACACGCTTTTCATGCCGCATCGTGTGAACCCTGCCAACGGCATGTACCGTGGCCGCCAGGTGATCGACACCGACGCCTGA
- a CDS encoding phosphoglucosamine mutase produces MNGPLFGTDGIRGTYGEDPITELFASRVAAGLGQYLRRRDGTATDSHSVVMARDTRFSGPALAAAFTQGFECQGIQVIDLGVLPTPQVAFATHHLGASLGLAITASHNPVQDNGYKLFRTDGTKFEADEEAVIEQCIITCEPGSFKPPPANPARLFQATEHGLAISQAYQNRLRAAFSHLRLHGMRIVVDAANGATSHTTPLFLKSLGADVHPVACEPDGHNINCAVGSEHPEMLQQLVKETGADLGVAHDGDGDRVLVVNAEGQLVSGEQVLALLARYSPTLGCDGDHALVTTQMSNFALDAYLKEGGIPVLRTDVGDRNVAVCMRQRGCHLGGENSGHFICADILGSGDGLVAVLKLLETVRATGRSLQELCSEVALFPSHLLNLVVSEKRDLASLPTLTKAMREVEAQIEGEGRVLLRYSGTENKLRILVECASNELVHHHLTHLERAARADLHVLT; encoded by the coding sequence ATGAACGGACCACTTTTTGGAACAGACGGAATTCGCGGTACCTACGGGGAGGATCCGATCACAGAGCTCTTCGCCTCCCGGGTTGCTGCCGGATTGGGGCAGTACCTTCGGAGGCGTGATGGAACAGCGACTGACTCGCATTCCGTGGTCATGGCTCGAGACACGCGTTTTTCCGGCCCTGCCTTGGCTGCTGCATTTACTCAGGGATTTGAGTGTCAGGGAATTCAGGTCATCGATTTGGGAGTGTTGCCAACGCCGCAGGTCGCCTTTGCAACCCATCATTTGGGGGCCAGTCTTGGACTCGCCATCACCGCATCACACAACCCGGTGCAGGACAATGGCTATAAACTTTTCCGAACGGATGGGACCAAATTTGAAGCGGATGAAGAAGCAGTGATCGAGCAGTGCATTATTACGTGCGAACCGGGATCCTTCAAACCTCCGCCAGCGAACCCCGCCCGTCTTTTTCAGGCGACGGAGCATGGGCTTGCCATTTCCCAGGCATACCAGAATCGACTCAGAGCCGCATTTTCCCATCTTCGACTTCATGGCATGCGCATTGTGGTGGATGCCGCTAATGGAGCGACATCCCACACTACACCCCTATTTCTGAAATCCCTCGGTGCCGACGTGCATCCTGTTGCCTGTGAGCCCGACGGACACAATATCAACTGCGCTGTGGGGAGTGAGCATCCGGAGATGCTGCAGCAACTCGTCAAAGAGACGGGGGCAGATCTTGGCGTTGCCCATGATGGTGACGGTGACCGGGTGTTGGTGGTCAATGCAGAAGGACAGCTGGTTTCCGGAGAGCAAGTCCTGGCGTTACTTGCCCGCTACAGCCCGACGCTTGGTTGCGATGGAGATCACGCCCTTGTGACCACACAGATGAGTAATTTTGCGCTCGATGCTTATTTGAAGGAAGGTGGAATCCCGGTGCTTCGCACGGATGTGGGAGACCGCAATGTGGCCGTGTGCATGCGGCAACGTGGCTGTCATTTGGGCGGAGAAAACTCAGGTCACTTCATTTGTGCGGATATCCTGGGCAGTGGGGATGGACTGGTTGCGGTACTCAAGCTGCTGGAGACCGTGCGTGCTACGGGTCGCTCTCTGCAGGAACTTTGCAGCGAAGTTGCGCTTTTCCCCTCGCACTTGCTGAACCTGGTGGTTTCCGAAAAACGGGATCTTGCTTCCCTTCCCACGCTTACAAAGGCCATGCGCGAAGTGGAGGCGCAGATTGAAGGGGAAGGCAGGGTGTTGTTGCGATATTCGGGTACTGAAAACAAGTTGCGAATCCTTGTGGAATGTGCATCGAATGAACTCGTACACCATCACCTCACCCACTTGGAGCGTGCCGCAAGAGCCGACCTTCACGTGCTCACATGA
- the trpD gene encoding anthranilate phosphoribosyltransferase — protein MSKSDFLLQSLTASLQSGSTLDPAMVRDVGACLIDEACSDDHKAAFLTQWQERGEQAEEVAVLAEFFRGHARNPGLDAYAPRAIDIVGTGGDRAGTFNVSTTTALIVAAGGVPVIKHGNRSITSKTGSADLLESIGIPLQAPDSLLLASLEQHNFAFLFAPAYHPAFKAIVPVRKALASRGQKTVFNILGPLINPARPHQLLMGVYDADWVEPLAQVLSCMELRAGVVASSLAEGQPLDEIASVGECTIRPVGQVSEEDLQELRDLIARHATDTLGELKGGDAETNSGILRSVLSCEANRTLSHTLCINAAVAFRLVGKVDSLEAGYVLAWDLLKSGKVAEWVRGISAFYSSHA, from the coding sequence GTGAGCAAATCTGATTTCCTTCTTCAATCCCTGACCGCAAGTTTGCAGTCAGGGAGTACGCTGGACCCCGCCATGGTGCGGGATGTGGGTGCATGCTTGATCGATGAGGCATGTTCCGATGACCACAAAGCCGCTTTCCTGACACAGTGGCAGGAACGTGGAGAGCAAGCAGAGGAAGTTGCAGTGCTTGCAGAATTTTTTCGGGGTCATGCGCGCAACCCTGGTCTGGATGCCTACGCGCCCCGTGCGATTGATATTGTAGGCACGGGTGGTGATCGTGCCGGAACCTTCAATGTGTCCACTACCACGGCACTCATTGTTGCGGCAGGAGGGGTGCCTGTGATCAAACATGGTAATCGCTCAATCACATCCAAGACGGGGTCGGCAGACCTTCTCGAATCGATTGGCATTCCCCTGCAGGCACCGGATTCCCTGCTTCTCGCTTCACTCGAGCAGCATAACTTCGCGTTTCTTTTTGCTCCTGCATATCATCCGGCGTTCAAGGCGATTGTTCCTGTGCGCAAGGCACTGGCATCACGTGGACAGAAAACGGTATTCAATATTCTCGGCCCTCTGATCAATCCTGCCCGCCCTCACCAGTTGTTAATGGGGGTCTATGATGCTGACTGGGTGGAGCCGCTGGCACAGGTACTCTCCTGCATGGAACTGCGAGCGGGTGTGGTGGCATCCTCATTGGCTGAAGGGCAACCTCTGGATGAGATTGCAAGTGTGGGTGAGTGCACGATACGTCCGGTTGGCCAGGTTTCGGAAGAGGACTTGCAGGAGCTGCGGGATCTGATCGCGAGACATGCGACGGATACCCTTGGAGAACTCAAGGGTGGAGACGCAGAAACGAATAGCGGCATCCTGCGTTCGGTTTTGTCCTGCGAAGCGAATCGAACGTTGTCGCACACCCTCTGCATCAACGCAGCGGTCGCATTTCGTCTGGTCGGCAAGGTCGACTCGCTTGAGGCGGGATATGTGCTCGCATGGGACTTATTGAAGAGCGGCAAAGTTGCCGAATGGGTGCGCGGAATTTCTGCATTCTACTCGTCTCACGCATGA
- a CDS encoding undecaprenyl-diphosphate phosphatase, with product MHCFRSVLPHPRLWKLPLRCAFLGFILFGSLLTCSMAQTETSEAGTPAVEASPDLMLPGLTRSDAVVLGVVEGLTEYLPVSSTGHLILADHLLHRERTVPLSLAHEQARSAYLIVIQGGAILAVLLLYWRKLLTILLGLLGRDREGLQLGLKIGIAFIPAAALGLMLGDWIESSLFNPRSVAIGLVMGSIIMVGAEWYRKHRQGTAGHLESSPDSLQSLSYRGALTVGCMQCLALCPGMSRSMVTIVGGYVAGLTARASAEFSFLLGLLTLSAASLYSLVRSWGPVTATLELDAVLIGIAVATVVAMLAVKWFVSYLSRHGLLLFALYRLLLAAAIGWFLWDS from the coding sequence ATGCATTGCTTCCGTTCCGTCCTTCCTCATCCGCGTCTGTGGAAGCTGCCACTCCGGTGTGCGTTCCTGGGGTTCATCCTCTTTGGTTCGCTGCTTACCTGCTCCATGGCGCAGACCGAAACTTCAGAAGCCGGAACTCCAGCCGTTGAAGCAAGTCCAGATCTGATGCTGCCTGGCCTGACCCGCAGCGATGCAGTCGTGCTCGGAGTGGTTGAAGGTTTGACCGAATACCTTCCGGTATCATCCACAGGACACCTCATTCTGGCCGATCACCTGCTCCATCGGGAAAGGACAGTCCCTTTATCCCTTGCACATGAACAGGCTCGCTCAGCCTACCTTATTGTGATCCAGGGAGGTGCCATCCTGGCGGTACTGCTGCTGTATTGGCGCAAGCTCCTGACGATCCTGCTGGGCTTGCTCGGACGAGATCGGGAGGGTCTCCAACTCGGACTCAAGATAGGGATCGCATTTATTCCGGCGGCCGCCCTTGGCCTGATGCTCGGTGATTGGATCGAATCAAGCCTCTTCAACCCTAGATCTGTGGCAATCGGCCTGGTGATGGGTTCGATCATCATGGTGGGGGCAGAATGGTATCGGAAGCATCGTCAAGGCACTGCCGGTCACCTGGAGTCATCTCCGGATTCCCTTCAGTCGCTCAGCTATCGGGGTGCACTTACCGTCGGCTGCATGCAATGCCTGGCTCTGTGCCCGGGAATGAGTCGGTCGATGGTCACAATCGTGGGAGGATACGTTGCCGGACTCACCGCACGCGCATCAGCCGAATTCAGTTTTCTGTTGGGATTGCTCACACTTTCCGCAGCATCCCTCTACAGTCTGGTGCGCTCCTGGGGACCCGTAACCGCAACCCTGGAACTGGATGCCGTGCTGATCGGCATCGCAGTTGCAACCGTTGTTGCCATGCTCGCCGTCAAATGGTTTGTGAGCTACCTCTCCCGTCATGGATTGCTGCTGTTTGCCCTGTATCGACTGCTTCTGGCGGCAGCGATCGGCTGGTTCCTCTGGGACTCCTAA
- a CDS encoding methyl-accepting chemotaxis protein yields MFQNLKIRTKLLLLTSTLLLAMGFVLSGIAYREAGKTSAVLVEQTLTSKLEGDIQSATHYATRFHGNIRLVDGALVDAKGMSLAGHNELVDALQKDLGVVATLFVREGQDFKRISTNIRDEDGNRVVGTHLGTQSAAYQPVRQKQRYIGYANILGSSYLCAYDPILDAQKNVIGILFIGVSQEAVDGIIQSGNHQLLVKLSLAFVLIFAATLVALFFVVQMITRPIQATTRMLQDIAEGEGDLSRRLEQNSHDEIGELCHWFNHFVNNIQQIIREVQVSSETLSAASEELSVTSTQIASHSTEVSQQSRSVAAAAEQSSTNIHAISSSAEEMSSTMTVVSSAVEELSASISEVTRSCEQESHIAQRAQGEAQETQKIIEELNQAGVSIGHIVDLIQQIAAQTNLLALNATIEAASAGEAGKGFAVVANEVKELAKQTAQATDDIRKQVEMMQTNTGNAVRAIQAIGKVVGEVNDLSQVIVRSVIEQNDAVSEIAHNISGANEATADVARNVGESATALTEISATVGQVNDSIAETTQGIEQINRSAEELAQLAVSLGSIVGRFKV; encoded by the coding sequence ATGTTCCAGAACCTGAAGATTCGAACCAAACTACTCCTGCTCACCAGTACTCTGTTGCTGGCGATGGGATTCGTGCTCAGCGGTATCGCCTATCGCGAAGCTGGCAAAACCAGTGCTGTGCTTGTGGAACAAACCCTCACAAGCAAGCTGGAAGGGGATATCCAAAGCGCCACCCATTATGCAACACGCTTTCATGGGAACATCCGTCTAGTCGATGGTGCCCTCGTGGATGCGAAGGGAATGTCTCTTGCAGGACACAATGAATTGGTGGATGCCCTCCAGAAAGACCTGGGTGTGGTTGCGACCCTCTTTGTGCGCGAAGGACAGGACTTCAAGCGCATTTCCACCAATATCCGCGATGAGGATGGCAACCGGGTAGTGGGCACTCATCTGGGAACTCAGAGTGCTGCCTACCAACCTGTGAGGCAAAAACAGCGCTACATCGGATATGCAAACATCCTTGGAAGCTCCTACCTGTGTGCCTATGACCCGATACTGGACGCGCAGAAAAATGTGATCGGAATTCTGTTCATCGGGGTTTCCCAAGAGGCCGTCGACGGAATCATACAGTCGGGCAATCATCAGCTGCTTGTGAAACTGTCGCTTGCGTTTGTTCTGATTTTTGCAGCAACCCTGGTTGCACTCTTTTTTGTCGTGCAGATGATCACACGGCCCATTCAAGCCACTACGCGCATGCTGCAGGATATTGCAGAAGGAGAAGGTGACTTGTCCCGAAGACTCGAGCAGAACTCGCATGATGAAATCGGGGAACTCTGCCACTGGTTCAACCATTTTGTTAACAACATCCAGCAAATCATCCGTGAGGTTCAGGTGAGTTCAGAAACCCTCTCTGCAGCTTCGGAAGAATTGTCTGTCACTTCCACCCAAATCGCCTCCCATTCAACTGAGGTTAGCCAACAGTCACGTTCTGTAGCCGCAGCAGCCGAGCAGTCCAGCACCAATATCCACGCCATTTCGTCATCTGCCGAAGAAATGTCTTCGACAATGACCGTGGTCTCATCGGCAGTCGAAGAACTCAGTGCGTCCATCAGTGAGGTCACTCGCAGTTGTGAACAGGAGTCTCACATCGCCCAGCGTGCTCAAGGCGAAGCTCAGGAGACTCAGAAAATCATCGAAGAACTGAATCAAGCAGGGGTTTCGATTGGCCACATCGTAGACCTCATTCAACAAATCGCCGCTCAAACCAACCTGCTCGCTTTGAACGCAACCATCGAAGCCGCCTCAGCTGGAGAAGCAGGCAAAGGCTTTGCCGTTGTCGCAAACGAGGTGAAAGAACTCGCCAAGCAAACCGCCCAAGCCACCGACGACATTCGCAAACAGGTGGAAATGATGCAAACGAACACCGGCAATGCGGTCCGTGCCATTCAGGCGATTGGAAAGGTCGTCGGAGAAGTCAACGACCTGTCACAGGTCATTGTTCGCAGCGTGATCGAGCAAAACGATGCGGTCAGTGAAATTGCACACAATATTTCCGGTGCGAATGAAGCAACTGCAGATGTTGCTCGCAACGTTGGCGAATCCGCAACCGCTCTCACAGAAATTTCTGCAACCGTTGGTCAAGTGAACGATTCCATCGCCGAAACCACACAGGGAATTGAGCAGATCAATCGCAGTGCAGAAGAACTTGCACAACTCGCTGTCAGTCTTGGCTCCATTGTGGGTCGTTTTAAAGTGTAA
- a CDS encoding AEC family transporter, whose protein sequence is MDVFFAGFSSAFMAMLQIGIVIAVAGVLARAGVFQDSMITGASRAVVFCFLPCLIFDKITRGFDPTTMPYWWMIPVSALVLFLVGLTVTLVLNHVEFLKKPDLLPLGFMQNAGYFSIAIGETLVPEQFDTWAVYTFLFVLIFNPLLWTFGKYFVSDNRATRFQFRQLITPPLMGVILGIVMVLSGLIQWVPHPARNAAALLGNAAVPLSLVILGATIATTPLRLRNHARLILKSLLSKLVLIPAITLGLLLWMDLPAELSLLGLFWMLQAAYPQASNLVLQIRTYGGSAERVCAVLVSGYTVSLLTLPIWVGIWTWLSH, encoded by the coding sequence ATGGATGTCTTTTTTGCAGGATTCTCCTCGGCCTTCATGGCCATGCTGCAAATCGGTATCGTGATTGCAGTTGCCGGAGTATTGGCCCGTGCGGGAGTGTTTCAGGACAGTATGATCACCGGGGCCTCCCGGGCGGTGGTCTTTTGTTTCTTGCCCTGTCTGATTTTTGACAAAATCACCCGGGGATTTGATCCAACCACAATGCCATACTGGTGGATGATTCCTGTCAGTGCGCTGGTTCTCTTTCTTGTCGGACTCACGGTCACCCTCGTACTCAACCATGTGGAATTCCTCAAAAAGCCAGACCTGCTGCCACTGGGTTTCATGCAAAATGCTGGCTATTTCTCCATTGCGATTGGAGAAACTCTGGTGCCTGAGCAATTCGACACCTGGGCAGTCTACACGTTCCTGTTCGTGCTGATATTCAACCCCTTGCTCTGGACCTTTGGCAAATACTTTGTTTCCGATAACCGTGCCACCCGATTCCAGTTTCGCCAGCTGATCACGCCTCCCCTCATGGGCGTAATTCTGGGGATCGTCATGGTTCTGAGCGGTTTGATCCAATGGGTGCCCCATCCAGCAAGGAACGCTGCTGCACTGCTTGGAAATGCCGCCGTGCCACTGTCGCTGGTGATTCTGGGAGCAACCATTGCCACCACGCCACTTCGTCTGCGAAACCATGCCCGGCTGATTCTCAAGTCCTTACTAAGCAAACTCGTGCTGATCCCCGCCATTACCCTGGGCCTGCTCCTCTGGATGGATCTTCCCGCTGAATTGAGTCTGCTGGGGCTTTTCTGGATGCTACAGGCCGCCTACCCCCAGGCCAGTAACCTCGTTCTGCAAATCCGCACCTATGGTGGCAGCGCCGAACGGGTGTGCGCAGTTTTGGTATCGGGCTATACCGTCAGTCTGCTGACCTTACCCATCTGGGTCGGTATCTGGACTTGGCTGAGCCACTGA
- a CDS encoding PD-(D/E)XK nuclease family protein gives MQLAPTKQDFHPSGQVVEFYEQDHRYCLRGMPELAFTSATTWISRFFPVFDRDRISLRYAQKHGLSQEAVLAMWDENSRIARERGTLVHERAERAVRHFLEHGTLIELDEILTDPSADGISDDPQLTCALIRSMHEAVERMSRVLDFLQPERVIASPDLLLSGMVDLVVQLRTDSGRPVIGLYDWKTNQKISRHNPWQNALPPIHHLSDCNFIHYSLQLNLYEFICRREGYFDSDTLFQKVLIHLGPDGYETYKCENLQHVIQLMLEADPERGQTDSVD, from the coding sequence ATGCAGTTGGCTCCCACGAAGCAGGACTTTCACCCGTCGGGCCAGGTGGTGGAGTTTTATGAGCAGGATCACCGCTATTGCCTTCGGGGCATGCCGGAATTGGCCTTTACTTCCGCCACAACTTGGATAAGCCGTTTCTTTCCGGTCTTTGATCGGGATCGCATCAGCCTGCGCTATGCCCAAAAACATGGGCTTTCACAGGAAGCGGTGCTTGCCATGTGGGATGAAAACTCCCGGATCGCCCGGGAACGCGGCACATTGGTACACGAGCGTGCAGAACGCGCGGTGCGGCATTTTCTGGAGCATGGAACGTTGATCGAACTCGACGAAATCCTCACGGATCCAAGTGCTGATGGAATCTCCGATGATCCTCAGCTCACGTGTGCTCTGATCCGATCCATGCACGAGGCGGTGGAGCGCATGAGTCGGGTGCTGGATTTTCTGCAGCCAGAGCGTGTGATCGCCTCGCCCGACCTGCTGCTCTCGGGCATGGTGGATCTGGTCGTGCAGCTACGCACGGATTCCGGGCGCCCGGTGATCGGACTTTATGATTGGAAGACTAACCAGAAAATCTCCCGACACAATCCGTGGCAAAATGCCTTACCTCCAATCCACCACCTCTCAGATTGCAATTTCATTCACTACTCCCTGCAGTTGAATCTCTACGAATTCATTTGTCGACGTGAGGGTTATTTTGATTCGGACACCCTTTTCCAGAAGGTGTTGATTCACCTTGGACCCGATGGGTACGAAACCTACAAATGCGAGAACCTGCAGCACGTGATCCAGTTGATGCTCGAAGCAGATCCCGAACGTGGGCAAACAGATAGCGTGGACTAA
- a CDS encoding Maf family protein — MPSHSPIILASQSPRRRELLKRLVPEFEVQAAAVDEVLVHEDGGPALALHNAQLKARFIAELHPDSWIIGSDTVVECDGQHLAKPESRHEAKHMLRTLSGRKHHVHTGVALCCQSMAVEDTAVVTSEVAFFQLDEQTLETYVATMHASHYAGGYAIQHLLGTLVSGFDGSFTNVVGLPVERLEAMLRQRRLLPPPS, encoded by the coding sequence GTGCCATCTCATTCGCCCATCATTCTGGCTTCACAGTCTCCCCGACGCCGGGAGCTGCTCAAGCGCTTGGTGCCGGAGTTTGAGGTCCAGGCGGCAGCGGTTGACGAAGTTCTGGTTCATGAAGACGGTGGACCCGCGCTCGCACTGCACAATGCACAGCTCAAGGCACGTTTTATTGCCGAACTCCACCCCGACTCCTGGATTATCGGATCGGATACCGTGGTGGAGTGTGACGGACAACACCTCGCCAAACCCGAATCGCGGCATGAGGCGAAACACATGCTGCGCACATTGTCGGGGCGCAAACATCACGTGCATACGGGCGTTGCCCTGTGTTGCCAGAGCATGGCCGTGGAGGACACTGCAGTTGTGACCAGTGAGGTTGCATTCTTTCAGCTCGACGAGCAGACCCTCGAAACCTATGTCGCGACCATGCATGCCTCACACTATGCCGGGGGGTATGCGATCCAGCATCTGCTCGGCACTCTGGTTTCTGGATTCGACGGCTCCTTTACCAATGTTGTTGGGTTGCCAGTCGAACGGCTTGAAGCCATGCTAAGGCAGCGTCGTCTGCTGCCCCCACCCTCCTGA
- the hisD gene encoding histidinol dehydrogenase, producing the protein MSVYQADDPSILKVLADFESTMSRSSEIPERVEHILSEVRSRGDAALLEFTQRFDGVRLTLDTLRVTEAELEAGLQSLSPEQIEHIQQAKLQIETFHRQTLPENWQYSNAQGATVGERFYPIASVGLYVPGGSVPLVSSVLMSAVLAKIAGNPRIVVVTPPLPDGTLAPGMLAALKICGITEIYKVGGAQAIAALAYGTATIERVDKLFGPGNAYVLEAKRQVFGQVGVDLLPGPSEVAIVADNTANPAWVAADLLAQAEHGSGKERILLLSQGQALLGQILAEIERQLPGRSHANAIRTVVDSRFLKIIYSQPHEAVSVLNAFAPEHLELQVEEESLEYFMRYVTTAGAMLLGHHTPTVLGDFTAGPSHTLPTGGAGRFMSGMQLGDFLRRTSVVKYGPDSLPKAQPVVATFAELEQLDAHGRSLQIRLDS; encoded by the coding sequence ATGTCCGTATATCAGGCCGACGACCCCAGCATCCTGAAGGTGCTCGCAGACTTCGAATCCACGATGTCGCGCAGCTCCGAGATCCCGGAACGGGTCGAACACATCCTTTCCGAGGTACGCAGTCGAGGGGACGCGGCACTGCTTGAGTTCACCCAGCGCTTTGACGGAGTACGACTGACGCTCGATACTCTGCGCGTCACCGAAGCCGAGCTGGAAGCCGGACTGCAAAGCCTGTCACCGGAACAGATCGAACACATCCAGCAGGCCAAACTACAGATCGAAACCTTTCATCGGCAAACCCTTCCGGAGAACTGGCAATACAGCAATGCCCAGGGTGCTACTGTTGGAGAACGTTTCTATCCCATCGCATCGGTCGGCCTCTATGTTCCCGGCGGTTCCGTGCCGCTTGTCTCATCGGTGCTGATGTCAGCCGTGCTCGCCAAAATTGCAGGCAACCCACGAATCGTCGTGGTGACCCCTCCCCTGCCCGACGGAACACTCGCGCCTGGCATGCTCGCAGCCTTGAAGATCTGTGGCATCACTGAGATTTATAAAGTCGGCGGTGCACAGGCAATTGCCGCGCTTGCCTACGGAACGGCAACCATCGAACGTGTCGACAAACTCTTCGGTCCCGGGAATGCATACGTATTGGAAGCCAAGCGACAGGTCTTCGGACAAGTGGGCGTCGACCTGCTGCCCGGCCCCAGTGAAGTCGCCATCGTAGCCGACAACACAGCCAATCCTGCATGGGTAGCAGCAGACCTGCTCGCGCAGGCCGAGCACGGGTCCGGGAAAGAACGCATTCTGCTCCTCTCGCAGGGCCAGGCTCTGCTCGGTCAGATTCTCGCAGAAATCGAACGCCAACTGCCCGGGCGCAGTCACGCCAATGCCATTCGCACGGTCGTGGATTCACGTTTTCTGAAAATCATCTACTCGCAGCCCCACGAGGCTGTTTCCGTGCTCAACGCATTCGCTCCCGAACATCTGGAACTTCAAGTCGAAGAAGAATCGCTTGAGTATTTCATGCGCTATGTCACCACAGCCGGAGCGATGTTGCTCGGCCACCATACGCCAACCGTTTTGGGCGATTTCACTGCCGGCCCCAGTCACACACTGCCAACCGGTGGAGCGGGACGCTTCATGAGTGGAATGCAGTTGGGAGACTTTTTGCGGCGCACCAGCGTGGTGAAGTATGGTCCGGACTCCCTGCCAAAGGCACAGCCCGTCGTCGCTACCTTCGCCGAACTTGAGCAACTGGATGCCCACGGTCGCTCCCTGCAGATTCGCCTGGATTCCTGA
- a CDS encoding PLP-dependent transferase has product MNASSSNTPLSIPLGGRIPDSPHGVSVSLPTLRDVIAYEEKEPQTMAKVRSGYPRFVRHPFIEILSERFLAVHDLDGGSVQPFFFAAPHAAQDALERLGECRMDVQCFQFQSISTLVAARAGEAERLLAKYIQHTGTGLSSREAEERLMELEPTRQRFPEQKVMTGANERFRYLLHRWFAPAVRSAILPCKSGMNAFYASFQAINQLQKPKHRLDWISVGWLYLDTMQILDAYLESGGRHHAFTDVANTEALLDFIQAEGHRIAGLVLEAPSNPLVQTPQIARISEACQQAGILTVMDPSLVSPRNVDLSPLCDIVCCSLTKYAVFEGDVMIGAVSVNLERPNGRELEDQLTVELTLGHARDLARLGASLEQAIDVLERINANTLKVAAYLESHRGVKHLHWAYADAFRGAYAAIARGPDRPGGVLTLDLARPLEQVYDCLPFAKGPSFGTEFTLVCPYIHLAHYDLLKSEAGRRCLDAAGIHGNMIRLSVGTEDPEVLIEQFERCL; this is encoded by the coding sequence GTGAACGCATCATCTTCGAACACCCCCTTGTCGATTCCGCTCGGCGGTCGAATTCCGGATTCGCCTCATGGCGTATCCGTGAGTCTGCCGACCCTTCGGGATGTGATCGCCTACGAGGAGAAAGAGCCACAGACGATGGCAAAAGTTCGCTCGGGGTATCCCCGGTTTGTGCGCCACCCCTTTATTGAAATCCTTTCCGAACGGTTTCTTGCAGTCCATGACCTGGATGGAGGAAGTGTTCAACCGTTCTTCTTTGCTGCACCCCACGCGGCACAGGATGCGCTTGAACGATTGGGGGAGTGTCGGATGGATGTGCAGTGCTTTCAGTTCCAATCCATCTCCACATTGGTGGCAGCCAGAGCGGGCGAGGCGGAACGACTGCTCGCCAAATACATCCAGCACACGGGTACCGGACTTTCCTCACGAGAGGCAGAGGAACGGCTCATGGAGCTTGAACCCACGCGTCAGCGTTTCCCGGAACAGAAAGTGATGACGGGTGCAAATGAACGCTTTCGCTACTTGCTGCATCGCTGGTTTGCACCCGCTGTCAGATCGGCGATCCTTCCGTGCAAGAGTGGAATGAATGCGTTTTACGCTTCCTTTCAGGCGATCAATCAACTGCAGAAACCCAAGCATCGACTGGACTGGATTTCGGTTGGCTGGCTGTACCTCGATACAATGCAGATCCTGGATGCATACCTTGAGTCGGGTGGCAGGCATCATGCCTTCACTGACGTTGCAAACACGGAAGCACTGTTGGATTTCATTCAAGCCGAAGGTCATCGCATCGCCGGGCTGGTGCTGGAGGCACCCAGCAATCCACTGGTACAGACCCCTCAGATTGCGCGCATCAGCGAAGCCTGCCAACAGGCTGGCATTCTGACGGTAATGGACCCGTCGCTGGTCTCCCCTCGGAATGTGGACCTGAGTCCTTTGTGCGACATCGTCTGCTGCAGCCTTACCAAATATGCGGTCTTTGAAGGAGATGTCATGATTGGTGCCGTCAGTGTGAATCTCGAACGCCCGAATGGGCGTGAGTTGGAGGACCAGTTGACGGTTGAGTTGACGTTAGGACATGCGAGGGATCTTGCCCGCTTGGGGGCTTCATTGGAACAGGCCATTGACGTGCTCGAGCGCATCAATGCAAACACGCTCAAGGTCGCTGCTTATTTGGAATCGCACCGAGGTGTGAAACACTTGCACTGGGCGTATGCAGATGCGTTTCGCGGCGCGTATGCAGCGATCGCCCGGGGACCGGATCGCCCCGGTGGAGTATTGACGCTCGATCTGGCTCGACCCCTGGAACAGGTGTACGACTGCCTGCCTTTTGCAAAGGGGCCGAGTTTTGGCACTGAGTTCACCCTGGTGTGTCCCTACATCCATCTGGCACACTACGATTTATTGAAGAGTGAAGCAGGTCGACGATGCCTCGATGCCGCAGGGATTCATGGGAACATGATCCGGCTTTCCGTCGGCACGGAAGATCCAGAGGTGCTGATCGAACAGTTTGAGCGATGCCTGTGA